A part of Thermotoga petrophila RKU-1 genomic DNA contains:
- a CDS encoding ABC transporter ATP-binding protein, producing MFVLKNVKYKDILNIEELHIPPRKITVITGKSGTGKTTLLKMLNKLISPDSGEIFFKGTPLKEIDSVELRRKVVMLPQFPVVFPGNVKENLILGLKFSGKKIPHDEELRNILKFVMLEKDLNDDPEKFSGGEKQRLALARVLLMDPEVLLLDEPTSSLDEKTGIEIIKKVSNFAKNREKTLVIVTHNPELKKFADVLIELKNGRVL from the coding sequence CCGCCACGAAAAATTACCGTTATTACAGGAAAGAGCGGCACAGGAAAAACAACTCTTCTGAAGATGCTGAACAAACTTATTTCACCGGATAGTGGAGAGATTTTCTTCAAAGGCACACCATTGAAAGAGATCGATTCGGTTGAACTCAGACGGAAAGTGGTGATGCTTCCTCAGTTTCCTGTTGTGTTTCCCGGAAACGTGAAGGAAAATCTTATCTTAGGCTTGAAATTTTCTGGAAAAAAGATACCACACGATGAAGAGTTGAGAAACATCTTAAAGTTCGTTATGCTCGAAAAAGACCTGAACGATGATCCAGAAAAATTCTCCGGAGGCGAAAAACAGCGACTCGCTCTGGCAAGGGTTCTTCTCATGGATCCTGAGGTGCTGCTCCTCGATGAACCCACTTCCTCTCTGGACGAAAAAACCGGCATTGAAATCATCAAAAAAGTGTCTAACTTTGCAAAAAATCGGGAGAAAACGCTTGTCATAGTGACTCATAACCCGGAATTGAAAAAATTCGCAGATGTGTTGATCGAACTCAAAAACGGGAGGGTTTTGTGA